The sequence CCTGCCGCCCATCTACATCACCGAAAACGGGGCAGCGTACAAGGATACGCTCGAAGGGACAGCCGTCCACGACACCGAGCGGGTGGCGTACCTGCAAACCCATCTGGCCGAGGTTGCCAGTGCCGTGCGGCAGGGCGTGAAGGTGAACGGCTACTTCGCCTGGAGTCTGATGGATAACTTCGAGTGGGCGCACGGCTACAGCAAGCGCTTCGGGCTGGTGTACGTGGATTACGGCGACCAGCAGCGCGTTCTGAAAGACAGCGCCCTGTGGTACCGGGGTCTGGCGGGCGCCAAGGTGCCAGAGCTGGCCTGAAGGCAGGAAGTTGGGATGAGGACACAGCGGGAGGGCAGCAGATGCCTTCCCGCTTCTCGTCGTGCGTTCCCAGCCTGCTCAGCTTCCCGGATGATCGCGCAGAATGCCCTCGATCAGCTCCAGTTCCTCTGGCGACAGCTCTGCTCCCGCCAGTGCGCCCACTGCGTCCTCGATCTGCGAGACCCGGCTGGCCCCGATCAGCGCCGAGGTCACGCCCCGGTGCCGCAGCACCCACGTCAGCGCCATCTGTGCCAGCGTCTGCCCACGCTCGTGGGCCAGGGCGTTCAGCCGCGCCGTTCCGGCCAGCAGTCGATCGGTGATGTGTTCGGGGCGCAGAAATCCCGGCCCCGCGGCAGCCCGCGAATCGGAGGGAATGCCGTTCAGATAGCGGTCGGTCAGGCGGCCCTGGGCCAGCGGCGAGAAGACGATGCACCCGGCCCCGGCTTCGTCCAGCACGTCCAGCAGTCCGCCCTCGATCCAGCGTTCGTACATGCTGTATTTGGGCTGGTGAATCAGGCACGGCGTTCCGAGTTCGCGCAGCAGGGCAGTGGCCTGCCGGGTCTGCTCGGCGGAGTAGTTCGACAGGCCCACATACAG is a genomic window of Deinococcus sp. KNUC1210 containing:
- the mgrA gene encoding L-glyceraldehyde 3-phosphate reductase, producing the protein MTYLPADTRYSAMTYRRSGRSGVQLPAISLGLWHNFGGVDSFENSRQMVRRAFDLGITHFDLANNYGPPPGSAEETFGRLLRQDLAPYRDELLISSKAGYTMWPGPYGDWGSRKYLLSSLDASLKRLGLDYVDLYYHHRPDPNTPLEETMSALDAAVRSGRALYVGLSNYSAEQTRQATALLRELGTPCLIHQPKYSMYERWIEGGLLDVLDEAGAGCIVFSPLAQGRLTDRYLNGIPSDSRAAAGPGFLRPEHITDRLLAGTARLNALAHERGQTLAQMALTWVLRHRGVTSALIGASRVSQIEDAVGALAGAELSPEELELIEGILRDHPGS